Proteins from a single region of Desulfolutivibrio sulfoxidireducens:
- a CDS encoding FAD-dependent oxidoreductase, whose product MSPFSRDTSKETAPAEMPGDAAAPTAATGSGEWFLPEDTRRDVARLFEKLTGPVVLEVYVSPDHNVPYNDYLAKFVRDLARLDARIEARFSDLSDETAKKRDVTFSPTLLLSPDAYAIRYLGAPLGEEVRTFMEILLRVSAGQSGLAEAAKKRLAALKDPRRVTVFVNPACPYCPGQVLNAFRCAIERPGLVAATCIDAAQHTQAATAHGVGSVPHTIIEDPDGSLAPLSILGLESEERFVDELTSMRVTPATAAGDEPGHAPGAAGKVEEVDVVVVGGGPAGLTAGMYAARGGLSAVVLEKSVVGGQVAVTPQVENYPGFATVPGARLMEMVAAQTRQYVPVVEGAGVDEVKIGRRIEVASGETTYLCRALILATGATWRKLGIPGEDRYFGRGVSACAACDGYLYKDAAVAVVGGGNTALTEALHLARLGASVTVLHRRDAFRAEKHLVDALTREGVDVVWNTVVEEVVGDETGVTAVRIKSVTDGSTRRMPVKALFVAAGYIPVTGLAQDIGLALDESGYIKVDRGLRTNIPRVYACGDVTGGVRQIVTAVGQGATAALSAFEDISHPYWRK is encoded by the coding sequence ATGAGCCCTTTTTCCCGCGACACAAGCAAGGAAACCGCCCCCGCCGAAATGCCCGGGGACGCCGCCGCCCCCACTGCCGCAACCGGCTCAGGGGAGTGGTTTCTGCCCGAGGACACCCGACGCGACGTGGCCCGCCTGTTTGAAAAACTCACCGGCCCCGTGGTCCTGGAGGTGTACGTCTCGCCGGACCACAACGTCCCCTACAACGACTATCTGGCCAAATTCGTCCGCGATCTGGCCCGGCTGGATGCCCGCATCGAGGCCCGCTTTTCCGATCTGTCCGACGAGACGGCCAAAAAAAGGGACGTCACCTTCTCGCCCACCCTGCTTCTTTCCCCGGACGCCTACGCCATCCGCTACCTGGGCGCGCCCCTTGGCGAGGAGGTGCGCACCTTCATGGAGATCCTTTTGCGGGTCTCGGCCGGACAAAGCGGCCTGGCCGAGGCCGCGAAAAAGCGCCTGGCCGCCCTCAAAGACCCGCGCCGGGTCACGGTCTTCGTCAATCCGGCCTGCCCCTACTGCCCGGGACAGGTCTTAAACGCCTTCCGCTGCGCCATCGAACGCCCGGGCCTGGTCGCCGCCACCTGCATCGACGCGGCCCAGCACACCCAGGCGGCCACGGCGCACGGGGTGGGCTCCGTGCCCCACACCATCATTGAGGACCCGGACGGCAGTCTGGCCCCCCTGTCCATCCTCGGGCTCGAATCCGAGGAACGCTTTGTGGACGAACTTACGTCCATGCGCGTGACGCCGGCGACCGCCGCTGGTGACGAGCCCGGCCATGCCCCCGGCGCGGCGGGCAAGGTCGAGGAGGTGGACGTGGTGGTGGTCGGCGGGGGACCGGCCGGGCTCACGGCCGGGATGTACGCGGCGCGCGGGGGCCTTTCCGCCGTGGTCCTGGAGAAGTCCGTGGTGGGCGGGCAGGTGGCGGTAACCCCGCAGGTGGAGAACTATCCGGGCTTCGCCACAGTGCCCGGGGCCAGGCTCATGGAGATGGTGGCGGCCCAGACGCGCCAGTACGTGCCGGTGGTCGAGGGCGCGGGGGTAGACGAGGTCAAGATCGGGCGGCGCATCGAGGTGGCCTCGGGGGAGACCACGTACCTGTGCCGGGCGCTGATCCTGGCCACGGGCGCCACCTGGCGCAAGCTCGGCATCCCGGGCGAGGACCGCTATTTCGGGCGCGGGGTGAGCGCCTGCGCCGCCTGCGACGGCTACCTGTACAAGGACGCGGCCGTGGCCGTGGTCGGCGGCGGCAACACGGCCCTGACCGAGGCCCTGCATCTGGCCCGGCTCGGGGCGTCCGTCACGGTCCTCCACCGCCGGGACGCCTTCCGGGCCGAAAAGCACCTCGTGGACGCCCTGACGCGCGAAGGCGTCGACGTGGTCTGGAACACGGTCGTCGAGGAGGTTGTGGGCGACGAGACGGGCGTGACGGCGGTGCGGATAAAAAGCGTGACCGACGGGAGCACGCGGCGGATGCCGGTCAAGGCGCTTTTCGTGGCCGCGGGGTATATCCCGGTGACCGGGCTGGCACAGGACATCGGGCTTGCCCTTGACGAGTCGGGCTACATCAAGGTGGACCGGGGCTTGCGCACGAACATCCCCCGGGTCTACGCCTGCGGCGACGTGACCGGCGGCGTGCGCCAGATCGTCACGGCCGTGGGGCAGGGGGCCACGGCCGCCCTGTCGGCGTTCGAGGACATCTCGCATCCGTATTGGAGGAAATAG